The window TGCCTCTTAGAGGGACTGCAGGTGTGGTGGACAGAGCTATTGACCAACCTGGACAGTGGAAGTTATATTAGTGCATCAAGTCAGAACACGTGATCTAACACTCTGGTGCTCCTTTCAGATAGGAGAGAAGCTATCTGGAAGCTCTAGTTTGAATGTCAGATGCTAGAATTCTCAGGATATCTTTAAGGTTTatgttaaaatgcatttttaaaaaagattttatttatccatttaacagagagagacacagtgagagcaggaacacaagcagggggagtgggagagggagaagcaggcttcccaccgagcagggagcctgatgcagggctcgatcccaggaccctgggatcatgacccgagccaaaggcagacgcttaacaactgagccacccaggcaccctgtgtatatgcatttttaacaaatgtttactgagtatcCTTCTAaggagaatatttgaaaaatgttatgtTCCAAGAAATACTGGGACAACAAATTACCATTATTACCCCTCTTCTTTTAGGAACTCCAACATTTATCTCAtgttccttgtttatttttattttgaaaaatttcaaaatttacagaaaagttaaaagaaagtaTCATGCTAAATTTATCTTTTGGtaatattttgctttaattttctctctctcccacacctaGGCCATGTGAAAGTAGgttacataggggcgcctgggtggcttagtcattgggcgtctgccttcggctcaggtcatggtcccagggtcctgggatcgagccccacatcgggctccctgctccgcgggaagcctgcttcttcctctcccactccccttgcttgtgttccctctctcgctgtgtctctctctgtcaaataaataaataaaatcttaaaaaaaaaaaaaagtaggttacaTAAATTGTAGATATTGTGAAACTTCACCCCTAGATACTTTAGCATGCATTTCCCAAGAATAAAGGCACTTTCCTACATagccaaaaaaaatcattttcatacCTAAGAAAATTAGCAATAATCTGATAATATCATTTGTACATAATACTGTCTAAAAACACATCATTTGGTACACATGTAAATTTACCCCAGTTGTCTCAAATTTttctcagagatttttaaaactccaaaatCTACTCAAGGTACATGCATTGCACTTGGTTATTATGCTTCTTCTTCACCTGTAATCAGACCTCCCCTTTTCCCCTCCACtgcctttctttgtgtttcaAAACTTTGACTTCTTTGAAGAGCCCAAGCCAGTTGTCTCGTAGGACAATATACAGCCTGGATCCGTCTGATTGTTTCCTCATGACTGGGTCCAGGGCAAACATTCTTGGCAAGGGTACTGCTCTGTGTTTCCCAAGGCGCCCCACCTGGAAGCTCAGAGTGTCAGGTGGTCTCACCACAGGAGATGCTAAGTTTGAACATTTGGTGAAGGCTAAAGTCATTCTAATTTTTTTGCTACGGATCAAAGAGATCAAAGCTGTTTGCCCGAGGCTTTCAAATACTTCTTGGTAGTAGGAATTATTTGAAATGGTCACAGACTGGggtttctgttctttattatctGTTCTCTGTGGTGTGTGACCAGCTGCCCTTGCCTTTCTCCCAGGATCCCAGGTGggatttgctcttttatttttaaacaaaggcaGATTCCCTTTCTGTGGAGACCTCTAGCTAGCACCTGTGCCTTTCGTGTTCACGGATGTCAACCTCACACATTCACACCCTGCACTTACGCATTCTCTGCTTCTAGAGATTTCTTCCCCTCACACcagtctataaatatttttttttacaattttaattaattaattaattattcgtcagagagagagggagagagaaagcacaagcagggggagcggcaggcagagggagaagcaagctcccgctgagcagggagcccaatgcggggctcgatcccaggaccctgggatcatgacctgagcggaaggcagccgctagccacccaggcgcccctataaatatttgtttctgacACCAGTACCTCTGAGTTACCATCTTTCTCCAAAGACCCCTTTGTTTAAAGCTTTTCAGCTTCTCTGATTATTTTGAGGAGAAAATTCTCAATTACATGCTAATGTATGTATAACACTCTTAACACTTACTGATAGCACCTTTAGCAAAGAGGGTGCAGTCCCCGCTCTGTAGTAGCAGTGGTGAGATGGGGTGGGGCGGTGAGAGTGTGGGAGTGAGGTGATATTCAGGGTGCCCCTGGATATTAGAAatccagcatcctttcctgaAAATGAATCAAAACCCTCCcacacaacaaaaccaaaactcaaGTCAGAGTTATTCCTTAGTATTACCAAACTTTCAGTATGAGAtcttttaatgtataaaaatacccCTAGATTGGCCTTTACGTGTGGTTGTGTTTTACTACCCGCTGATTAAGACATTACATCATGACAGAAAACTATTTAGAATTAatcacccttaaaaaaaaagttttattttattaatacagGAAAATCTACAtgcatttgggaaaaaaagtagtatacatatatgtttaagTGTTGGATGATCTAACAAAACTAGGGATGCTGCTGCACACCTGAACGATTTTGATTTTTGTGACGACAGGGACATGGAAATGTCAGGACTTCAAGGAGGAGAGACACTCACCTTCTCTTCCCCGTCCATTGCAAAAGCAAGCAACACCCGCACAACCCCTCACTGAGGCCATTCCTTGGCCTGCATGTTGCCATCTTCCATTCAAGCGGTCCTAAGCCCAGAACTGAGGTGGGCATGGGGATGGGTATGGAAAGTGCTCCCCAGGATCGGGACACCCTGTCCGAAAGGAGTAAATGTTCCCAACCCTTTCAGCCCGCAGGACCATCCACTTGGTCTTCTTTCACCTTACTTGGCTCAGTGAAGCCGGGGGTTCTCCATACTATTTTGTGGAAACAGAAAAAGCAGCAAGCATACTTTCTAAAACAAAGAGGAATTTTTACAGCTGATATGCATTCTCCTTCCTCACTGTTAGTGTTCTCTTGTTCTAGAATACAGTCTTGATTCATGTTGCTTTTATGAAATGAATCTGTTTTCACCACTTATTTATTATAACTAGGTATGCACAGAGAAAAACCAGACAAAAAGCTATATCGTATTTCTGCCTAAAAAGGAACAGTGTATAGGGGCgactggctggctctgttggtcgaacatgcgactcttgatctcggggtcaaaagttcaagccccacgttgggcataaagattacttaaaataaataagttagtttttaaaaaaggaaaactgggaTTGATATGGTTGAATCCCAGGTCTCCATGATAGCCAATTAGAATCTCAGGATAAATGATTGCACAGGGATGCCATGAAGAACTGGAGGTCCTAATATTTCAAGGACTTCTTAGAGAAGAACCAGCAAGGACATTTTGTGATGACTGAACACAAACAGAATAgttagaagatgaagaagaaatataaatgcaatACTAAGAGGACTTCACTGTAACAGAAGGTAGGCTTTAGAGTCTTCGTATCTCCAGGTGAGATGTGTTACGACATGATACAGGACTTATGTCCTGCTCGCACCTGGGTCACTAGTGTCTTGTCTTTCAAAGCTTTTTATTAATTAGAAGCTCACAATCTCTGGCATCAGCCATGATCATGAAAGCCATGACTGGATAAACTATAGAGAGACCTTATAGAAATTGTTaactgaataaaagaatatagAACTGTAGACTCTGATTAAAAGAGAAGAGGACTTACCATTTTTTGCCTCCACACTTAGAAGGAACTCTTCAATTTTGTTATCTGGCTTAAGAAGATGCAAACGGAGTCTGTTGATGCCATCTGCTTCTCGTGTCAGGACCTCAGCTCTTATAGAGGGGACTTTCCCAGTGGTCACCCAGACCCGGAGGAGACGTGATACTTATTCAAACCCTATTTGGGTTGATTCGCAGTTCCTCTGTGGCTCCTGCAAGTGGTTCACAGTCCATGAAATGGGAACCATGGATCCAGGCCCTGTTAATTATAGTGAGGGGAGGTTCCAGGTTACctcatttaaattattaatgtcATACTGCCTTGTGTGCCCTCCatgataattattttcttttcgcTTCTCTTTCTTGGAGATTACACATAACAACCACTCAACCAGCTCAGTGGTGTTTGAAActcataaataataattatgttattAACTATCCTCATAGTTAATGAAGCACTTTCACATATATTGCTTGATCTCATAAAAACTCTGAAtagttattattatccccattttatagagggaTTATCTGAGTCTTAGAGACTTTATATGAATTGCTCAAGGACGAAGAACAAATACTGGGGCCAGAATTCAAACCCTGGTCTGCCTGGTTCTAAATCCCATAATTTTCCCGTGCTGCCTCATGAGAGGAGTTGCCCAGAGGGAacagcaataatttttttttcctggttggcTGGGTTTAGGAGGAAGgcgtaaatatattttaaatttgcaaaaattttctcatcgacccagaaattaaaattatactctGGGCATGACATCAGGCCCATCTAGCATTCCAGTCTAAAGAGTTACATTCTCCCTGAAGAAATCGTAATCTTGCCCTGTACACATCTAGATTTGGCATTTCAGTATAAATTGAAATGGCTTTTCTGGAAGGGTCATTGTCACAGCAGCATGTACCATCCCAAGCCTGAcagagggggtgagggaggaaggggggggggcaAGTCCATGGTTGCCATTTCCCTGTTTGTCTTCGATAAAATATAGGACGCCCAGTGAAACTTGAAtgtcagataaacaatgaatttcTTTAGTGTAAGTATGACGCAAATATTGCAAGGGACgtatttacattaaaaagttatttgttgtttatcttaCATTCAAATGGCATCCTGTAATTTGCTAAGTCTGGCAACCTTATCTCAAGGTGGGCAGTGATCCCAAGGttgtttcctgtgtgtgtgtgtgtgtgtgtgtgtgtgtgtgaggatcCTAAGGACAAAGCCCATATGGCTCTGCTTTTGCCATCTGTGCCCTGTACATGCCATGAGGTAGTAGTTCCGTACCGGTGCAGAAGCGGAAGGAGGGCTAGGACGGGGATTCCCAGTGTCCAGCAAAGACTGATGAATTCTGAGTGAGAGGTTCCCTCTGTGGTAAGGAGAGCTGACCTGACCTGAAGTGAAGGCTAAAGTTAATTTACCTGGTTTCACTTTGCTTTTCCGCTAGTCTGTTTTCACTGGTGAGTATTCAGATCTGACCAGGAAGTTAAAGTTAGCCTCAGAGATGTGTAAACTcattcaaagaaagagaaagaggaaggggccCAAGGTGGCCTGGATGTGTGAGGCAGAAAGGTCTGTGGGTCTTCTGGAATAGGTGAGGAGGTTCATATTAGGGAGCAGGCCCTGTGGTCCCTCCCGGGGGCATGTCAAGGAGAGGATGGTGCAGATGAAATGCTGGTGCCAGGCACTTGCCTCTGGTTGTGAGGAACAATGCCACTGGGCTATCAGCCCTCCCAACAAGAGGGCAGTCAGTTGAACAGCACCTTCAGGGAGAGAAATTATGCTGCGTACTCATCCTGGAGCTCAGGGAGGGGAGCTTGGGGGCTGCTCTCAGCCCTATTCCTAAGTTGATCTGGAGCCTGGAATAAGCCCTTATTATTTCTGGGCCTTTGAATGTTCTCCTGTAAAACTGTGATGGCAGAGGATATACCAGATTTCCATTATGGTTTCTCTTAGTTCTAAAATTCTGTTGGTATATGTATAATGTTAAGCCTTCTCATGGTTCCTGTTCTGTGTTCACTGGCCAGGTAAGAGGGCTGGCGACCACACTTCATCAATAATCCTTATTATATCTGAAGATGACTTTTCATTTgcccctcagtttttttctcttatccAGGCAAAACATCAAAGTCCTTTTTTTCAAAGGGCTATATTCAAATGAGTTAACCAATGAGATCTACTCTCCTAAAAGCCTCGTGTCAACACAATAATTAGTAACTCTGTGGGACCAGAAGCTACAATTAATATTTCAATCCCAGTTcaccattctttcattcattcatttgtgcagcaaatatttatcgagcTCAGGAGAGGCATCAGGCAGATTTGCGCTTTGGGAGGAAAACTTCAACAGAATGACAAAACATGGCAAACTCCAGGTGACCTGAGACCTGCTTCCTCAAGTCCTTTGGCTCTCTCTTCCGCTGGTGGGCTCTTCAAAGTTTCAGTGTTCGGCCACCTGTCCATCAAATGgtagaagcaaaacaaaaataagttctAGCCTCCAGTTGCAGGGAAAGGTTGAAAGTGTTGGCTAACCTGAGGTATTTGAAGAATCTGTGGGTTTCCACCTTCTTCCAGCTGTGGGCCTCCAAGACCAGACATAGCGGGGAACCGGCTCCTTCTACTAAGAGTGCAGAGCAGCCCTTGGGGATGTCCTTCTCTGACCCACTTTTTCTCTGCCCTCTGTCCACAGTGCTGCACTTGAGATGGAGTTACTGCCCCTCTGGCTCTGCCTGGGTTTTCAGTTCTTGACATTGGGATGGAGAAATCGAAATGGAATGGCCACAGCTTCCCAAGGGGGCTGCCTGTTGGTGAGTTTTCCAGGGAACTCTGAGCTGTCGGTTGCTTCTGTCCTGACAAGGATCGGTCCATTGGGAAATCTGGTGGATTGTCCATCAAAGAGGGCAGGGAATGAAGGAGTCTGGATCACCTTGCAGCTGCCTACGTGCTGCCGTGTGCAAGCTGCTCCTTAACCAAAGGTTAGGACGATGCCTGGGGAAGGCCGGGCAGTCCCTGCCCCATCTTTTTCATACCTGCCGAAGACAGGAGGCCCCTGAGGTCAGTCACCCAGAACAAGAAGACCTTGTTAAAAATCTGGATGATCGAGCTCCACCCATGGTATCAGAATCCCTGAGTAGGGCGTAGTACAGTTGGAGAAGCCCTGACTCAGAGCTTGTGTATGAGCCAATAGCAAGCGCTCAACAGCCGTGCTGCAGAGTGACATCCTAGATCACGTTCAGGCTGAAGAAGGTCCAGGGAGTGGAGAGCTGAGCTTTTACAGTTTGCCCTCCCCGGGGCTTTCAGCCTGTATGTGGAAACAGACTTGGCTCATAACAACTGAGCacatttctggaaattttctcCCTTGCCTATAAGTCTATGATATCAAAAGTCTGCTTGGGAAACATACATTTAATAAACATTCCTTGAGTCCTATTATATGGCAGGCACTGGGAAGACAAATTGAATGTTGGGGTAATACCTACATTCATCGCTGATAAATCTCAAAAACCCAGCTGGTCGTGGTTCTTAACCACTTTTAGTAACCTCTAACCACTATGCTGTAATATACTCCAGTAGGGAGTGGGGCTTATGAGCCAGAGCAGGGTTAACCCCCCCCTTACTGGCTGGTGACATTGGTGGGAGAGGGGGcactctgtgtctcagtttcttcctctgtaagatACCGAATAGTGGTACCAGCCAATAATACCATAACACTGCATTGTTAcgatgattaaatgagttagtatatAAAGCTCTCAGAACAGTGCCTTGTGTGTAGTAAGAGCTCTACGTTTTATCTAGTATTGCTGTTGTTAGTCTCTGCTACAACTTCAGGCTTCCATTATCCCCTTACAGAGACAATCGAAGATTAACTTCACGGTAGCTAATTCAGGAGGGAATCAGGCATAGAACGAGGAAGGAAGAAAGTGTGAGTTCTTTGATAGCCTTTCAGGGTTCAGGCTAGACATTTGCCTGACCCTCTCCAGCCTGGTGGGCAGGAGCGGGGGTGGGCTGCCAGGGAGCTCAAAGAGTGGATTCCCTGTGGCTCTTTAAAGCCTGAGAGTTTGCGAGTCCAGCTATCTGCAGTGCCCCTCCTTGCCTAAGCCACGTGTTATCATAAAGTGGACATGATGAGGTTTCCTTGGGCTCTAACAGCCATGTGGTCCAGAGCTGCAGCTGCTGTACTGAAACAGGGTCCCACAGCTTGAAGAAAGCCCCTAACCACAACATTCTCCAGAGAGTCCCTGTTAGGGGGAGACCAACACTTATTCAAATAAGGAAATACATTATTTCTGCATGGGGAGACGTAGTTTTGTAAAGACTCAGTTATCCCCCCAGTTAACCCGTAATtgtaatgcaatcccaatcaaaattccaaagacttttgaggggaggggaagagtgaaaAGAACTTGACAAAGTCATTCTGATGTTCATCTGGAAATTAGAAACAACTCCAATGCTCAGCAATAGATTAATTAATCAAATCATGCTAATCAtcatagctaacatttatcaagcacttacGTCCcaggttctgttttgttttacataaacAATCACATTGagttctcaagaaaaaaaaaaccgtatgagaaaattataatttccattttacaggggGAATAATGAAGGTCCCGACTGGTTAGGTAACAGCCCAAAGTcacccatttgttgaaaagcagAACCAAAATGGACTGACCCTAGAACTCTTGCTCTTTAGCACTGTGCTATTCATGCAATGAACTAATATACAGTTGCTTAACAGAATGTggtcagatttatttttcttgccacaGCGATATGTCTGTACACATTATCGAGGGTGGTAAAAGTAGATTACTGGACAGTTTGCAGAGTGtggtctcattaaaaaaaattttttttttccataatcaCTGGCCTTATCCTACTGACCAATCCTTGAAAAAGAAGGTCATTATTCTTCTATCTTAtcccttaaaactttttttcctggACACCTGACATCctgtgactgatttttttttgccAATCTTGTAAAACCCTGGGCTGCGCTAAAGCATCCTGAGGCTTGTGTGATTTCTGCAATAAGAACAGGGTCCTCCCATCCATCCTACCTCCTTATGCTGCACAGTCATGGTGGAACAGCACCCGGGAAGGGCACTGAATTGGGCATTAGGAGCTCTGGGCTCCTGTCCCTGCAATGCCATTGGCTCTTCACTTCTCTCCAGACCCCACTTCTCTGTACCATTCAGAGTGGTGATGAGCTCTAAAGTCCTTTTAAGCTGTAATACTGATCAATCCAGAATGTAGAGGAGCATCCCAGGCAAAATTACTTCAGGTGAATTGAAGATGCCACAGCATCTCGGTTGTCTGGCGTTGACCCCGTTGGACGCACAGGCGTTCCGGGAATAGCGATAAGGATGCGACAGTGGCCGTTTGCGTGAGTGGTGCTCACTGTCAGGCGCTGGGCGGCCTCCCATCCAACCCCACTGCAGTCCCCCGAGCTAGGCACTCTCTATCTTCGTCTCCATTTTTCAGAGCAAAGAACAGACTCAGGCTAAGTTATCTGCCCACGGTCACATGGGAAATAAACGGCAGAGGTGGGCTTCAGACCCGGGTACAGCCTTGGTCCTCAGTCCCTCTCACCGCTGAAACCAAACTGCGAGCACAGTTGTCACTGCTCAGAAGCCAACGGACAGGAGCTCAGATCTCCTCTGACACGCAGTGTGTCGTGAGGGAGGCCTGGGACTCGGCTCCCAGTGACTGTTTCCACGTGATGGTAAAGAACAAAGAGAAGCTcccttctgttctccatttccctatccttctttttcttaaaaaaaaaagaaaaaaagatccctAGAGCCACTCCCAGCAGTTGCAGGAATGGTCCGGTGAACGGGCCGGGGTTCCGCACGTAAACGGCCGCCTCGGAAGCCCCCTCCGTGCTGACCGCTGTGTTTCTGGACCTAGGTTGAGGGCGTAGCCGACTGCCGAGGGCAGAACCTGGCGTCGGTGCCCAGCCACCTCCCGCCCTCCTCCCAGGGGCTCATCCTGGACGCCAACCCGCTGAAGGCCCTGTGGAACCATTCCCTGCAGCCCTACCCGCGCCTGGAGAGCCTCAGCCTGCACGGCTGCCAGCTGGGGCGCATCGGCCGCGGCGCCTTCCGGGGCCAGGCCCGTCTGCGCAGCCTGGCGCTGCCCGACAACTCCCTCTCCGAGAGCTACAGGGACACGGCGGCCGCCTTCCGCCGCCTGCAGGCCCTGCGCAGGCTCGACCTGTCGGGGAACTCCCTGACGGAAGACATGGCGGCCCTCATGCTCCGGAACCTGTCTTCGCTGGAGTCCGTGTCCCTGGCGAGGAACACCATCATGAGGCTCGACGACTCGGTCTTCGAGGGCCTGGGGCGCCTCAGGGAGCTGGATCTGCAGAGAAACTACATCTTTGAGATCGAGGGTGGCGCGTTCGACGGCTTGACCGAGCTGAGACGCCTCAACCTGGCCTATAACAACCTGCCTTGCATCGTGGACTTCAGCCTGCGCCAGCTGCGCTTCCTCAACGTCAGCTACAACGCCCTGGAGTGGTTCCTGGCGTCCGGCGCCGAGGCTGCCTTCGAGCTGGAGACGCTGGACCTCTCTCACAACCAGCTGCTCTTCTTCCCGCTCCTGCCCCAGTGCGGCAAGCTGCACACCCTCCTGCTGCGGGACAACAACATGGGCTTCTACAGGGACCTGTACAACGCCTCCTCGCCTCGGGAGATGGTGGCCCAGTTCCTCCTGGTGGACGGCAACGTGACCAACATCACCACCGTCAACCTCTGGGAAGAGTTTGCTTCCAGCGAGCTCGCCGATCTGCGCTTCCTGGATATGAGCCAGAACCAGTTCCAGTACCTGCCCGACGGCTTCCTGAGGAAGATgccttccctctcccacctgAACCTCCAGCAGAATTGCCTGGTGACGCTTCACATCCGAGAGCACGAGCCCCCCGGGGCGCTCACGGAGCTGGACCTGAGCCACAACCAGCTGTCGGAGCTGCACCTGGCCCCGGGCCCCCCCGGCTGCCTCAGGAGCCTCCGCTCACTCAACCTGAGCTCCAACCGGCTCAGGGGCGTCCCCGCCGGCCTTTTCGCGGACGCCGGTAACATCACTACAGTTGACATGAGCCACAACGAGAtctccctgtgcccccagccAGCTGCCTTGGCCCGCCCGGGCCCCCCGCGCTGTGTGGACTTCCGGAACGTGGCATCTTTGAGGAGCCTGTCTCTGGAGGGCTGCGGGCTGCGGGCCCTACACGACTGTGCGTTCCGGGGGACCGCCCTCACCCACCTAGACCTGTCGGGCAACTGGGGCGTGCTGAACGGCACCGTCGCCCCGCTCCGGGATATTGCCCGCACCTTGCAGGTCCTGTCTCTCAGGAACATGGGCCTCAGGTCCGGCTTCGTGGAGCTGGACTTCTCTGGGTTTGGGAACCTGAGGGACCTGGACCTGTCGGGGAATTCTCTGAGCAGTTTCCCCCGCTTCAGGGGCAGCCTGGCCCTGCAGACCCTGGATCTCCGCAGAAACTCGCTCACGGCCCTTCCCCAGAGGGCGCTGTCCGAGcagctcagcagaagcctgcggACCATCTACCTCAGTCAGAATCCTTACGACTGCTGcggggtggagggctgggggtCCCTGCAGCGCCTGCACACCATTGCCGACCTGCACATGCTCACTTGCAACCTCTCCTCCAAGGTCATCCGCCTGCTGGAGCTGCCCGGAGGCGCGCCTCGGGACTGCAAATGGGAGCGGGTGGACATGGGCCTGCTGTACCTCGTGCTCATCCTTCCCAGCTGCCTCACCCTGCTGGTGGCCTGCACCGTCATCTTCCTCACTTTCCGGAAGCCTCTGCTTCAGGTCATCAAGAGTCGCTGCCATTGGTCTTCCATATACTGACCTGGCTACGTGCCCAGGTGAGAAGCTGGGCCCGCGCGTGGAAGAACACGTTCTCCGCCAGATCTCCAGATCTGATGCGGAGGACAAAGCTGGTGAATTGAGGTTTaagttaaaagtttaaaatgtttccatCCCTCGTTGTCCCCAAGCCCTTCCTCCAGCATTGTGATTCACCCTCATCATCctggtaaaatatttattaagcgaTGTTCTGTGACAATAAAACACAtgtctcttaaatattttttaaatcaaactcggcttgtgttttctctttctttaacgTTTTTCGGGAATTTCACCCAGATTACTTTAC of the Halichoerus grypus chromosome 1, mHalGry1.hap1.1, whole genome shotgun sequence genome contains:
- the NRROS gene encoding transforming growth factor beta activator LRRC33; this encodes MELLPLWLCLGFQFLTLGWRNRNGMATASQGGCLLVEGVADCRGQNLASVPSHLPPSSQGLILDANPLKALWNHSLQPYPRLESLSLHGCQLGRIGRGAFRGQARLRSLALPDNSLSESYRDTAAAFRRLQALRRLDLSGNSLTEDMAALMLRNLSSLESVSLARNTIMRLDDSVFEGLGRLRELDLQRNYIFEIEGGAFDGLTELRRLNLAYNNLPCIVDFSLRQLRFLNVSYNALEWFLASGAEAAFELETLDLSHNQLLFFPLLPQCGKLHTLLLRDNNMGFYRDLYNASSPREMVAQFLLVDGNVTNITTVNLWEEFASSELADLRFLDMSQNQFQYLPDGFLRKMPSLSHLNLQQNCLVTLHIREHEPPGALTELDLSHNQLSELHLAPGPPGCLRSLRSLNLSSNRLRGVPAGLFADAGNITTVDMSHNEISLCPQPAALARPGPPRCVDFRNVASLRSLSLEGCGLRALHDCAFRGTALTHLDLSGNWGVLNGTVAPLRDIARTLQVLSLRNMGLRSGFVELDFSGFGNLRDLDLSGNSLSSFPRFRGSLALQTLDLRRNSLTALPQRALSEQLSRSLRTIYLSQNPYDCCGVEGWGSLQRLHTIADLHMLTCNLSSKVIRLLELPGGAPRDCKWERVDMGLLYLVLILPSCLTLLVACTVIFLTFRKPLLQVIKSRCHWSSIY